In one Nicotiana sylvestris chromosome 8, ASM39365v2, whole genome shotgun sequence genomic region, the following are encoded:
- the LOC104210040 gene encoding uncharacterized protein, with protein sequence MAPNMENNTVGTNHTNKKVTQKPPKLPMDGLQRTISDISFELSKELVISDDHDNKKLPPISEVEDAKCECCGMSEECTPNYIKRVREKFSGKLICGLCSEAVKEEMEKNGGKKLEEALNEHMNACSKFNRFGRAYPVLFQAEAMREILKKNRAKSLSPRDPMGNGPKKGGISRSSSCIPAITKDIDTHKIVD encoded by the coding sequence ATGGCACCTAACATGGAAAACAATACTGTTGGGACAAATCACACTAACAAAAAAGTCACTCAAAAACCTCCAAAACTTCCCATGGATGGTCTACAAAGAACAATATCTGATATCTCATTTGAACTTAGCAAAGAATTAGTAATATCTGATGATCATGATAATAAAAAGCTTCCTCCTATTTCAGAAGTTGAAGATGCCAAGTGTGAGTGTTGTGGCATGTCTGAGGAATGCACACCTAACTATATTAAGAGAGTTAGGGAGAAATTCTCAGGGAAATTGATTTGTGGTTTGTGTTCTGAAGCAGTGAAGGAAGAGATGGAGAAGAATGGAGGAAAAAAATTAGAAGAAGCTTTAAATGAGCATATGAATGCATGTTCTAAGTTTAATAGATTTGGTAGGGCTTATCCTGTGCTTTTTCAAGCTGAGGCcatgagagaaatcttgaaaaAGAATAGAGCTAAGTCTCTTAGCCCTAGAGATCCTATGGGTAATGGTCCAAAAAAGGGTGGGATTTCTAGGAGTTCAAGTTGTATTCCGGCCATTACCAAAGATATTGATACTCATAAAATTGTTGACTGA
- the LOC138875952 gene encoding uncharacterized protein, whose translation MQYVDDAKDLWEELEDIYDQTNGAKLYQLQKEINDLSQGKLGITRYYTKMKKLWEELNTLNAHAQYKCQCTCGAKASMHKAEHDRRLIQFLMGLNEVYTVVRGSILMMNPLPSLAQKFVILMQEVKQREMKPNNQLMIDSNALSVNKAANNNFITSYGQQRNGSGGSSYSNYNQSSGTGGNGFRGSYPTNRP comes from the coding sequence ATGCAGTATGTGGACGATGCCAAAGATCTTTGGGAAGAATTGGAGGACATATATGATCAAACCAATGGGGCAAAACTATATCAGCTGCAGAAagaaatcaatgatttgagccaaGGAAAACTCGGTATTACTAGATACTATACTAAGATGAAGAAGCTGTGGGAAGAGTTGAATACCCTGAATGCTCATGCTCAATACAAATGCCAATGTACATGTGGTGCCAAGGCGAGTATGCATAAGGCTGAACATGACAGAAGGTTAATTCAGTTTTTAATGGGATTAAATGAAGTTTACACTGTTGTCAGGGGAAGCATTCTAATGATGAACCCCTTACCTTCCCTAGCACAAAAATTTGTCATTCTCATGCAAGAGGTGAAACAAAGGGAGATGAAGCCAAACAATCAATTGATGATTGATTCTAATGCCTTGAGTGTGAACAAGGCAGCAAACAACAATTTCATAACAAGTTATGGTCAACAAAGAAATGGATCTGGAGGGAGTTCCTACTCGAACTATAATCAGTCAAGTGGGACTGGAGGCAATGGTTTTAGAGGAAGTTACCCTACAAATAGGCCATGA